AGAAGTACTCCTCGGCGTCCCAGTGGTCGATGCCGAGCAACCGCTCGCGTGCCACCGTCGTGTGGTGGTGCGCGACGCTGTTGGGCAGGCGGCCGCCCGCCAGTTGCTCCGCGGTCCGGTCGCTGTAGATGGTGACCGGGACGTCGTGCTGCCGCAGTTGCAGGCCCAGGTGCAGGCCGGCGATCCCGGCGCCGACGATGCCGATTCCCGCCATTGAGAACTCTCCTCGTTCAGTGCAGTGCGCGATAGGAACCGGTGAAGAAGACCAGCGGTTCGACGTCCGAATAGGACAGACGGGTCACGCGGCCGAGGAACAACAGGTGGTCCCCGGCCGGGTGCACCTCGACGACGTCGCAGCCGATGTGGCTGAGCGCGCCGTCCAGGAAGGCGAACCCGTCGTGGTGGTGGAACTCCGGGCGCAGCCCGGGCACCGGCTGCCCGGCGAAGTGCCGCGAATGGTCCTGCTGGTCGCCGGCGAGCACGCTGACCGCGTACCGCCCGGTGCGGCGCAGCAGGCCGGCCATGCGCGA
The window above is part of the Amycolatopsis thermoflava N1165 genome. Proteins encoded here:
- a CDS encoding flavin reductase family protein; this translates as MPETSLDDHPAVDPAHFRRTMGRFTSGVTVVTTVDGEHVHGMTANGFLSVSLEPPLVLVSLGHRSRMAGLLRRTGRYAVSVLAGDQQDHSRHFAGQPVPGLRPEFHHHDGFAFLDGALSHIGCDVVEVHPAGDHLLFLGRVTRLSYSDVEPLVFFTGSYRALH